One Dermatophagoides farinae isolate YC_2012a chromosome 6, ASM2471394v1, whole genome shotgun sequence genomic window carries:
- the LOC124493399 gene encoding uncharacterized protein LOC124493399 isoform X3 yields the protein MVIMRRFKTHSASSTGHHPSSSSSSPSPSTTSSRKSSSVSGLFKSASSPTPPTNFSTNSNNNNNSTDNTSSNTNTGGGGGGTSYHQRSAALIRSYGRAINRSFQSGIGYMSGHGGNNNSNHQHHHSSESNNSLDIPETDHTIGSSSNLLDVDISSTSTSSSTTTTAATNVNNFTISSSCGGGSGGLKSPLSPKLQSRFKFSKNKTKSKEDQQQQQQQQQGRNFQETSSCPVLIAATNDDKNETKTSQNDTNTVPLLKQQNDESENLKMEISRQKITTVKTRYTTTKPSSMVTTTKNQSTKPILMRKIDSDEQRNQEYSHQSKPKQSSSDSLMLIGNQKSVVIDKQQHSTIKQQQHQQQQQQKQQSSSLSSQLKKDSKTTAILTSNTSSSSSSSSRSLNKKQSIGKLRKMIAMEIVAIPNQIVYEEGDNNKCIDNVHFNDLFHGTLNDSSSITMPHSIRNDPRLFKDDVDIRFSRTLNSCKLPQIRYASPERLFERLTDLRFLSIDFLNTFLLTYRVFTDSITVIEALKRVHYSPDLSTMNASLHDSSGSLEEGTGGGGGGGGGGGNNNANGNTTTKIDSTHLHPGQSPYHYSGIITTANSLNTSHSNTGGGVGGGGGVGGGSSGVSATIIGNVNVNNVSAANEYLSTTIDYDYSRRISNSSVLSDLNDLGHRESIVSTNSESTAGQQLAQVQQMFASNTIRNNQHWRLSYRKFEEEQARERYLKRMNNRLAHGSISSTTSSNAGNNNENIQTTSGNINNNTNNTGNNISSSSGHFQLPAGEPMLTPAITDPIAVPVPPPPSPEVPGYLQKSTKEASSTSSLMADNKESATSSSNDDRSPSPTESSSSQQSKQMTAIHRPNQHLRIITNNNNNNAAHQDQVLSPHSQSCDTLTNNSEQSYPASPLSSATSSATLVGTDSHTCSPKPSPVQKTSPHSLPGQNSAEHGAVNQEYETIPEENVENRQRLVQNTVAALHDQLSEGTPPPTPPIPGTPQKQSQHHQQQHHHHHHYHHVHQPPPIPSHPASSAPPISSVGSCFVLPPKSQNPKSTDSRSGSISVPPPVKSSESRSGSIGHSSAPSGRLSATSMNYLRVRGAGSKRGSGSSECESMASSSVTPRSSFQTDTSISTARSSFQHPESPQMSSKAGVVVISSRATSRRSSTASAASAFAAATAASSNPPEPTDPMMKQVIVSRGSSRFSSAAGADLKIPNSQGGGDRAGATQNAQNIAANNERIAQRAKRESMISTAATMRVLNVLRHWVSKHSQDFENDQKLLQITTEFLEELVHNTNLLPAEHKAAVQLQQMIAKQTMEAKEKVDLDVLLAAPIQPSQDNIETLSALEIAEVMTYLDHNIFIRIRSEEFLGQAWMKEDKSKKAFHILLMTKHFNDISRLVASEILRVPELHKRVAIIEKWAAVADICRCFHNFNGVLQICAAFTNSSVYRLKRTWEKVAKTTKQTIEKLQTLVSTDGRFRNMREALHRCDPPCIPYLGMYLTDLSFIEEGTPNFTDDGLLNFSKMRMIAHVIREIRHFQQTPYKMEHNPKVTNYLLDTSRHLQDDELYQMSLTLEPRLSRFSPRIHVPNVGSTATSPSATTGNQTVASNNNDNTTISS from the exons atgGTGATTATGAGACGTTTTAAGACACATTCGGCAAGTAGTACTGgtcatcatccatcatcatcatcatcatcaccatcaccatcgacAACATCTAGtcgtaaatcatcatcagtttctGGTCTTTTTAAATCagcatcatcaccaacaccacctACAAATTTTAGTacaaacagcaacaacaacaacaatagtaCAGATAATACATCGTCTAATACAAatactggtggtggtggtggtggtactTCATATCATCAACGAAGTGCAGCATTAATTCGTAGTTATGGACGTGCTATTAATCGAAGTTTTCAATCCGGTATTGGTTATATGTCTGGACATGGTGGTAATAACAAtagtaatcatcaacatcatcatagttcTGAAAGTAATAATAGTTTGGATATACCGGAAACTGACCATAcaattggatcatcatcaaatctatTGGATGTGgatatttcatcaacatcaacatcatcatcaacaacaacaacagcagcaacgaATGTCAATAATTTTACTATCAGTTCCagttgtggtggtggctCTGGTGGCCTtaaatcaccattatcaccaaaattacaatcaagatttaaattttcaaaaaataaaactaaatcaaaagaagatcaacaacaacagcagcagcagcagcaaggAAGAAATTTTCAAGAAACTAGTTCTTGTCCAGTGTTGATTGCagcaacaaatgatgataaaaatgaaacaaaaacaagtcAAAACGATACTAATACAGTGCCtttattgaaacaacaaaatgatgaatcagaaaatttaaaaatggaaatttctAGACAAAAAATTACAACAGTAAAAACTagatatacaacaacaaaaccatcatcgatggtgacaacaacaaaaaatcaatcaacaaaaccaattttaatgagaaaaattgattctgaTGAACAACGGAATCAAGAATATTCACATCAATCGAAaccaaaacaatcatcaagtGATTCATTAATGTTGATTGGTAATCAAAAATCTGTTGTTAtagataaacaacaacattctaccatcaaacaacaacaacatcaacaacaacaacaacaaaaacagcaatcatcatcattatcatcacaattgaaaaaagattccAAAACAACAGCCATTTTAACATCAAATACAAgtagtagcagcagcagcagcagcagatcattaaataaaaaacaatcaattggaaaattaCGTAAAATGATTGCAATGGAAATTGTTGCAATACcgaatcaaattgtttatGAAGAAGGCGATAATAATAAg TGTATTGACAACGtccatttcaatgatttatttcatggaacattgaatgattcatcatctattACTATGCCACATTCGATCAG aAACGATCCACGTCTTTTTaaagatgatgttgatatacGTTTTAGTCGTACATTGAATTCCTGTAAATTACCTCAAATTCGTTATGCTAGTCCTGAACGTTTATTTGAACGTTTAACTGATCTACGATTTTTAAGCATCGATTTTTTAAATACATTTCTACTCACATATCGTGTATTCACTGATAGTATTACGGTTATTGAAGCATTGAAACGTGTCCATTATAGTCCAGATCTATCGACAATGAATGCATCATTACATGATTCATCTGGTTCATTAGAAGAAGGAaccggtggtggtggtggtggtggtggcggtggtggtaataataatgcaaaTGGCAATACAACCACAAAAATAGATTCAACACATTTACATCCTGGCCAATCACCATATCATTATTCTGGTATTATAACAACGGCTAATTCGCTCAATACATCACATTCAAatactggtggtggtgttggtggtggcggtggcgTTGGCGGTGGCAGTAGTGGTGTCTCTGCAACTATTATTGGAAATGTCAATGTTAATAATGTATCAGCTGCCAATGAATATTTATCAACCacaattgattatgattattcaCGTCGTATTAGTAATAGTTCAGTACTTTCTGATCTGAATGATCTTGGTCATCGTgaatcgattgtatcgaCCAATTCAGAATCAACAGCTGGTCAACAATTGGCACAAGTACAGCAAATGTTTGCATCGAATACAATACGTAATAATCAACATTGGCGTTTAAGTTATCGTAaat TTGAAGAAGAACAAGCACGTGAACGTTATttaaaacgaatgaataatCGTTTAGCTCATGGAAGTATTTCATCGACAACCTCATCAAATGcaggcaataataatgaaaatatacaAACTACTAGCggcaacatcaacaacaacactaaTAATACTGGTAATAATATTAGCAGCAGTAGTGGTCATTTTCAATTACCAGCTGGTGAACCTATGCTTACACCAGCAATTACTGATCCAATTGCCGTTCCAGTTCCACCGCCACCAAGTCCAGAAGTTCCGGGTTATTTACAAAAAAGTACAAAAGAAGCTTcctcaacatcatcattaatg gCTGATAATAAAGAATCTGCCACTAGTAGTagcaatgatgatcgttCACCTAGTCCAactgaatcatcatctagtCAACAATCCAAACAAATGACAGCAATACATCGTCCAAATCAACATTTacgaataataacaaataataataataataacgctGCTCATCAGGATCAAGTTTTATCACCACATTCACAATCATGTGATACATTGACAAATAATTCTGAACAAAGTTATCCAGCATCACCATTAAGTTCAGCAACCAGTTCAGCAACATTGGTTGGTACAGATTCACATACATGTTCACCGAAACCAAGTCCAGTACAGAAAACATCACCACATAGTTTACCAGGACAAAATTCTGCTGAACATGGTGCTGTGAATCAAGAATATGAAACTATACCGGAAGAAAATGTAGAAAATCGACAAAGATTAGTACAAAATACTGTTGCTGCATTACATGATCAGTTAAGTGAAGGAACACCACCTCCAACGCCACCAATACCGGGTACACCACAAAAACAAtctcaacatcatcaacaacaacatcatcatcatcatcattatcatcatgtccACCAACCGCCGCCAATACCATCACATCCAGCATCATCTGCTCCACCAATATCTAGTGTTGGTtcgtgttttgttttgccacCGAAAAGTCAAAATCCCAAATCTACTGATTCTCGATCAGGAAGTATTTCGGTTCCACCACCAGTAAAATCATCTGAATCACGTTCTGGTAGTATTGGCCATTCTTCTGCACCGTCGGGTAGATTAAGTGCAACCAGTATGAATTATCTTCGTGTTCGTGGAGCTGGTTCTAAACGTGGATCAGGTAGTAGTGAATGTGAAAGTATGGCCAGTTCATCTGTAACACcacgatcatcatttcaaacgGACACGAGTATCAGTACGGCACGTAGTTCATTTCAACATCCAGAATCACCACAAATGTCTAGCAAAGCcggtgttgttgttatttcatCACGTGCTACGTCACGGCGTTCAAGTACAGCTTCAGCAGCTTCCG CTTTTGCTGCAGCAACAGCTGCATCTAGTAATCCACCAGAACCAACGGATCCTATGATGAAACAGGTGATTGTATCACGTGGTAGTAGCCGATTTTCAAGTGCAGCTGGTGCAGATCTGAAGATACCAAATAGCCAAGGTGGCGGCGATAGGGCTGGAGCTACACAGAATGCACAGAATATTGCTGCTAATAATGAACGAATCGCTCAACGAGCTAAACGTGAATCTATGATTAGTACGGCCGCTACAATGCGTGTATTGAACGTACTCAGACATTGGGTTAGCAAACATTCACaagattttgaaaatgatcaaaaattattacaaattaCCACGGAATTTTTGGAAGAATTAGTACACAATACGAATCTATTGCCAGCTGAACATAAAGCAGCTGTTCAATTGCAACAAATGAttgccaaacaaacaatggaaGCTAAAGAAAAAGTTGATCTTGATGTATTGTTAGCGGCGCCAATACAACCAAGTCAAGATAATATTGAAACACTGTCGGCATTAGAGATAGCCGAAGTGATGACATATTTAGAtcataatattttcattcgtaTACGTAGCGAAGAATTTCTAGGTCAAGCATGGATGAAAGAAGATAAG aGTAAAAAAGCATTTCATATTCTTTTAATGACTAAACATTTCAACGATATTAGCCGTTTGGTTGCATCGGAAATATTGCGTGTACCAGAGCTTCATAAACGTGTTgccatcattgaaaaatgggCAGCTGTTGCCGATATTTGTCGAtgttttcataattttaatGGTGTTTTACAAATATGTGCTGCATTCACAAATTCATCTGTATATCGTTTGAAAAGAACATGGGAAAAGGTTGCTAAAACT aCCAAACAGactattgaaaaattgcAGACATTAGTTTCAACAGATGGACGTTTTCGTAATATGCGTGAAGCATTACATCGTTGTGATCCACCGTGTATACCGTATTTGGGAATGTATTTAACCGATTTATCTTTCATCGAAGAAGGAACACCAAATTTTACTGATGATggtttattgaatttttccaaaatgaGAATg ATTGCACATGTAATACGAGAAATAAgacattttcaacaaacacCATATAAAATGGAACATAATCCAAAAGTTACAAATTATCTGCTTGATACATCAA
- the LOC124493399 gene encoding ras-specific guanine nucleotide-releasing factor 2 isoform X4 codes for MLLPMLSIYQEYVRNHHFSLQVLAECKQREKFASMLRRLEEKPIIQGRTLETFLTYPMHQVPRYIITLHELLAHTPHNHVERKSLENARMKLEELSRQMHDEVSETENIRNNLAIERIIVGGCDILLDVNQVFIRKGCVIQVLNSDRSKTTSRVARIGSFRGLIEKEIMRQCYLFSNHMLLCTRTSGGKLSLVDGIGKIPLAEATLIEDPNEQFQFTVDDTEGSISSTSSHSSDAGTGTGTGTGTAGTLINTTGTNIPSFINQTTTTTATTTTNVSSSTATNNATTATPTHSGKDYGGLDFKIIVDCKTGPPVTVHLVAPTLQEKTAWISDISQCIDNVHFNDLFHGTLNDSSSITMPHSIRNDPRLFKDDVDIRFSRTLNSCKLPQIRYASPERLFERLTDLRFLSIDFLNTFLLTYRVFTDSITVIEALKRVHYSPDLSTMNASLHDSSGSLEEGTGGGGGGGGGGGNNNANGNTTTKIDSTHLHPGQSPYHYSGIITTANSLNTSHSNTGGGVGGGGGVGGGSSGVSATIIGNVNVNNVSAANEYLSTTIDYDYSRRISNSSVLSDLNDLGHRESIVSTNSESTAGQQLAQVQQMFASNTIRNNQHWRLSYRKFEEEQARERYLKRMNNRLAHGSISSTTSSNAGNNNENIQTTSGNINNNTNNTGNNISSSSGHFQLPAGEPMLTPAITDPIAVPVPPPPSPEVPGYLQKSTKEASSTSSLMADNKESATSSSNDDRSPSPTESSSSQQSKQMTAIHRPNQHLRIITNNNNNNAAHQDQVLSPHSQSCDTLTNNSEQSYPASPLSSATSSATLVGTDSHTCSPKPSPVQKTSPHSLPGQNSAEHGAVNQEYETIPEENVENRQRLVQNTVAALHDQLSEGTPPPTPPIPGTPQKQSQHHQQQHHHHHHYHHVHQPPPIPSHPASSAPPISSVGSCFVLPPKSQNPKSTDSRSGSISVPPPVKSSESRSGSIGHSSAPSGRLSATSMNYLRVRGAGSKRGSGSSECESMASSSVTPRSSFQTDTSISTARSSFQHPESPQMSSKAGVVVISSRATSRRSSTASAASAFAAATAASSNPPEPTDPMMKQVIVSRGSSRFSSAAGADLKIPNSQGGGDRAGATQNAQNIAANNERIAQRAKRESMISTAATMRVLNVLRHWVSKHSQDFENDQKLLQITTEFLEELVHNTNLLPAEHKAAVQLQQMIAKQTMEAKEKVDLDVLLAAPIQPSQDNIETLSALEIAEVMTYLDHNIFIRIRSEEFLGQAWMKEDKSKKAFHILLMTKHFNDISRLVASEILRVPELHKRVAIIEKWAAVADICRCFHNFNGVLQICAAFTNSSVYRLKRTWEKVAKTTKQTIEKLQTLVSTDGRFRNMREALHRCDPPCIPYLGMYLTDLSFIEEGTPNFTDDGLLNFSKMRMIAHVIREIRHFQQTPYKMEHNPKVTNYLLDTSRHLQDDELYQMSLTLEPRLSRFSPRIHVPNVGSTATSPSATTGNQTVASNNNDNTTISS; via the exons ATGTTGTTGCCCATGTTGAGCATATATCAGGAATATGttagaaatcatcatttctcaTTACAAGTATTGGCCGAATGTAAACAACGGGAAAAATTTGCTTCAATGTTACGACGATTAGAAGAAAAACCAATCATACAGG GACGTACATTGGAAACATTTCTAACATATCCAATGCATCAG GTACCACGTTATATAATAACATTACATGAATTATTGGCACATACACCACATAATCAtgttgaaagaaaaagtttgGAAAATGCACGAATGAAATTGGAAGAATTATCAAGG CAAATGCATGATGAAGTTAGTGAAACGGAAAATATCCGTAACAATCTGGCCATTGAACGTATTATTGTCGGTGGTTGTGATATATTGCTCGATGTTAATCAGGTTTTCATCCGTAAAGGATGTGTTATACAAGTATTGAATAGTGATCGTAGTAAAACAACTAGCCGTGTTGCACGTATTGGTTCATTTCGTGGTcttattgaaaaagaaatcatgCGTCAATGTTATCTATTCTCTAATCATATGCTTCTTTGTACAAGAACTTCTGGtggaaaattatcattagttGAT ggaattggaaaaattccaTTAGCCGAAGCAACATTGATTGAAGATCcaaatgaacaatttcaattcaccGTGGATGATACAG AAGGCTCTATTAGCTCAACTTCAAGTCATTCAAGTGATGCTGGTACCGGGACCGGTACTGGAACTGGAACTGCAGGAACATTGATAAATACTACTGGTACAAATATACCATCGtttataaatcaaacaacaacaacaacagcaacaacaacaaccaatgtatcatcatcaacagcaacaaataatgcaacaacagcaacgcCAACACATTCAGGAAAAGATTATGGTGGTCTGGATTTCAAGATAATTGTTGATTGCAAAACTGGACCACCGGTAACCGTACATTTGGTTGCACCAACATTGCAGGAAAAAACAGCATGGATATCGGATATTAGCCAG TGTATTGACAACGtccatttcaatgatttatttcatggaacattgaatgattcatcatctattACTATGCCACATTCGATCAG aAACGATCCACGTCTTTTTaaagatgatgttgatatacGTTTTAGTCGTACATTGAATTCCTGTAAATTACCTCAAATTCGTTATGCTAGTCCTGAACGTTTATTTGAACGTTTAACTGATCTACGATTTTTAAGCATCGATTTTTTAAATACATTTCTACTCACATATCGTGTATTCACTGATAGTATTACGGTTATTGAAGCATTGAAACGTGTCCATTATAGTCCAGATCTATCGACAATGAATGCATCATTACATGATTCATCTGGTTCATTAGAAGAAGGAaccggtggtggtggtggtggtggtggcggtggtggtaataataatgcaaaTGGCAATACAACCACAAAAATAGATTCAACACATTTACATCCTGGCCAATCACCATATCATTATTCTGGTATTATAACAACGGCTAATTCGCTCAATACATCACATTCAAatactggtggtggtgttggtggtggcggtggcgTTGGCGGTGGCAGTAGTGGTGTCTCTGCAACTATTATTGGAAATGTCAATGTTAATAATGTATCAGCTGCCAATGAATATTTATCAACCacaattgattatgattattcaCGTCGTATTAGTAATAGTTCAGTACTTTCTGATCTGAATGATCTTGGTCATCGTgaatcgattgtatcgaCCAATTCAGAATCAACAGCTGGTCAACAATTGGCACAAGTACAGCAAATGTTTGCATCGAATACAATACGTAATAATCAACATTGGCGTTTAAGTTATCGTAaat TTGAAGAAGAACAAGCACGTGAACGTTATttaaaacgaatgaataatCGTTTAGCTCATGGAAGTATTTCATCGACAACCTCATCAAATGcaggcaataataatgaaaatatacaAACTACTAGCggcaacatcaacaacaacactaaTAATACTGGTAATAATATTAGCAGCAGTAGTGGTCATTTTCAATTACCAGCTGGTGAACCTATGCTTACACCAGCAATTACTGATCCAATTGCCGTTCCAGTTCCACCGCCACCAAGTCCAGAAGTTCCGGGTTATTTACAAAAAAGTACAAAAGAAGCTTcctcaacatcatcattaatg gCTGATAATAAAGAATCTGCCACTAGTAGTagcaatgatgatcgttCACCTAGTCCAactgaatcatcatctagtCAACAATCCAAACAAATGACAGCAATACATCGTCCAAATCAACATTTacgaataataacaaataataataataataacgctGCTCATCAGGATCAAGTTTTATCACCACATTCACAATCATGTGATACATTGACAAATAATTCTGAACAAAGTTATCCAGCATCACCATTAAGTTCAGCAACCAGTTCAGCAACATTGGTTGGTACAGATTCACATACATGTTCACCGAAACCAAGTCCAGTACAGAAAACATCACCACATAGTTTACCAGGACAAAATTCTGCTGAACATGGTGCTGTGAATCAAGAATATGAAACTATACCGGAAGAAAATGTAGAAAATCGACAAAGATTAGTACAAAATACTGTTGCTGCATTACATGATCAGTTAAGTGAAGGAACACCACCTCCAACGCCACCAATACCGGGTACACCACAAAAACAAtctcaacatcatcaacaacaacatcatcatcatcatcattatcatcatgtccACCAACCGCCGCCAATACCATCACATCCAGCATCATCTGCTCCACCAATATCTAGTGTTGGTtcgtgttttgttttgccacCGAAAAGTCAAAATCCCAAATCTACTGATTCTCGATCAGGAAGTATTTCGGTTCCACCACCAGTAAAATCATCTGAATCACGTTCTGGTAGTATTGGCCATTCTTCTGCACCGTCGGGTAGATTAAGTGCAACCAGTATGAATTATCTTCGTGTTCGTGGAGCTGGTTCTAAACGTGGATCAGGTAGTAGTGAATGTGAAAGTATGGCCAGTTCATCTGTAACACcacgatcatcatttcaaacgGACACGAGTATCAGTACGGCACGTAGTTCATTTCAACATCCAGAATCACCACAAATGTCTAGCAAAGCcggtgttgttgttatttcatCACGTGCTACGTCACGGCGTTCAAGTACAGCTTCAGCAGCTTCCG CTTTTGCTGCAGCAACAGCTGCATCTAGTAATCCACCAGAACCAACGGATCCTATGATGAAACAGGTGATTGTATCACGTGGTAGTAGCCGATTTTCAAGTGCAGCTGGTGCAGATCTGAAGATACCAAATAGCCAAGGTGGCGGCGATAGGGCTGGAGCTACACAGAATGCACAGAATATTGCTGCTAATAATGAACGAATCGCTCAACGAGCTAAACGTGAATCTATGATTAGTACGGCCGCTACAATGCGTGTATTGAACGTACTCAGACATTGGGTTAGCAAACATTCACaagattttgaaaatgatcaaaaattattacaaattaCCACGGAATTTTTGGAAGAATTAGTACACAATACGAATCTATTGCCAGCTGAACATAAAGCAGCTGTTCAATTGCAACAAATGAttgccaaacaaacaatggaaGCTAAAGAAAAAGTTGATCTTGATGTATTGTTAGCGGCGCCAATACAACCAAGTCAAGATAATATTGAAACACTGTCGGCATTAGAGATAGCCGAAGTGATGACATATTTAGAtcataatattttcattcgtaTACGTAGCGAAGAATTTCTAGGTCAAGCATGGATGAAAGAAGATAAG aGTAAAAAAGCATTTCATATTCTTTTAATGACTAAACATTTCAACGATATTAGCCGTTTGGTTGCATCGGAAATATTGCGTGTACCAGAGCTTCATAAACGTGTTgccatcattgaaaaatgggCAGCTGTTGCCGATATTTGTCGAtgttttcataattttaatGGTGTTTTACAAATATGTGCTGCATTCACAAATTCATCTGTATATCGTTTGAAAAGAACATGGGAAAAGGTTGCTAAAACT aCCAAACAGactattgaaaaattgcAGACATTAGTTTCAACAGATGGACGTTTTCGTAATATGCGTGAAGCATTACATCGTTGTGATCCACCGTGTATACCGTATTTGGGAATGTATTTAACCGATTTATCTTTCATCGAAGAAGGAACACCAAATTTTACTGATGATggtttattgaatttttccaaaatgaGAATg ATTGCACATGTAATACGAGAAATAAgacattttcaacaaacacCATATAAAATGGAACATAATCCAAAAGTTACAAATTATCTGCTTGATACATCAA